A genomic region of [Eubacterium] eligens ATCC 27750 contains the following coding sequences:
- the rlmB gene encoding 23S rRNA (guanosine(2251)-2'-O)-methyltransferase RlmB yields the protein MRYNELTFQGRNAVLEAFRSGKTIDKLFILDGCQDGPIKSIVREAKKTDAIINYVDKERLDRLAGTGHHQGVVAIGAAYEYAEVDDILASAKEKGEDPFIFILDEIEDPHNLGAIIRTANLAGAHGVIIPKRRAVGLTATVAKTSAGAINYTPVAKVTNISQTIEELKKQGLWFVCADMGGETMYNLNLKGPIGLVIGNEGNGVSRLVKDKCDFIASIPMKGDIDSLNASVAAGVLAYEIVRQRLN from the coding sequence ATGAGATACAATGAATTAACATTTCAGGGAAGAAATGCTGTATTAGAGGCATTCCGCTCTGGTAAAACTATTGATAAGCTTTTTATTCTTGACGGCTGTCAGGATGGACCAATAAAGAGTATTGTCAGAGAAGCAAAGAAAACAGATGCAATTATCAATTATGTTGATAAGGAAAGACTCGACAGACTTGCAGGAACAGGACATCATCAGGGTGTTGTTGCCATTGGTGCAGCTTATGAATATGCAGAGGTTGATGATATACTTGCATCAGCTAAGGAAAAGGGAGAAGATCCATTTATATTCATTCTTGATGAGATAGAGGATCCTCACAATCTTGGTGCTATTATAAGAACTGCCAACCTTGCAGGTGCACATGGAGTTATTATTCCTAAGAGAAGAGCTGTCGGACTTACAGCAACTGTAGCCAAGACATCAGCAGGCGCGATTAATTACACACCTGTAGCCAAGGTTACTAATATTTCACAGACAATCGAGGAACTTAAGAAGCAGGGACTCTGGTTTGTATGCGCTGATATGGGCGGGGAGACAATGTATAATCTTAATCTCAAAGGACCTATCGGCCTTGTTATAGGTAATGAGGGCAATGGAGTAAGCCGTCTTGTTAAGGATAAATGTGATTTCATCGCATCAATTCCTATGAAGGGTGATATTGATTCCTTGAATGCCTCAGTTGCAGCAGGTGTTCTTGCATACGAAATAGTCCGTCAGAGACTTAATTAG